Below is a window of Brachyspira hampsonii DNA.
TAAAAAATATCCTTCATTTGTGGATAAATCATCTTTTTTAGTTATTATCCAAGATATAAATGCAACTAAAGCTGTAAAAAATAAAAAAGAAATAATAATTAAATAATTCATACATACCTCATATTAATTTATAAAAGAAATTATATACTATTAAATATAGTATAATTATTTTATATTGTCAATTAATTAGAGAGATATTATTTTATATTAAGAAATTTTTTAATAAAATCATGTAATTTTTTCTAATTTATTCTTAATTATTTCATTTTATAAAATAATAGTAATAAAAAAATATATTATCACAATAAATTTTAATGATAATCATTACTATTTAGTATGTATAAAAACTTGACAATGAAAAAAAACTTTATATAATATATAGCATGGAGAAATAAGATGGCTAAACTTCACATTGATAATGAAGAGGTAAAAAAATACATATTCAATGTTTCAGAAAAATTGATGAGACATTTTGATTTAGAATATGAAATTACCAAAGAAGATGAATATTTTGATCTATATGCTTTTCATAGGAATGATTTCTTCAAATCATTTATAACTAAATCTACAGTATATGAAGGTTATTCTGTATTTGAACATATGCTTTTAAGATTTGTTAAGGAATTAAAAAAAGAAGATATTGAAAATTTTCAAAATATGCTTATTAGGCTTACTCCTATATTATCAAATCCTAATAAATTTCATAAAAGAAGTCTAATAACAGGAATATTAGTTACAGAAAGCCATTTAGAAAAAGAATGGGAAAAGATGGCTAAAAAGTTTTTTTATAAAGTCAATTACAAATTACTATTTCATGGATGGTCAGAAACACAGTATGCCATAGTGTCGATGACTGATAAAGCTGTATACTTACCTAAGATGAGAAAGAAAGAGTTAAAACTTCTTCTTTCGGATTTTTAGGAGGTTATAAAAAAATATAAGGAGATATATAATGAATGCTTTCATTCTTCTATTGTTAGGTATGGTCATATTTTTCATAGCTTACATAACTTATGGCTCATATTTGGCAAAGAAATGGGGTATAGACCCTGGTAAAAAAACACCTGCACATACTCTTAATGATGGTAAGGACTATGTACCAACAGATGCTAAAGTATTATTGGGACACCACTTCTCATCAATAGCAGGAGCAGGACCTATTACAGGACCTATCATCGCTACTATGTTCGGCTGGCTTCCTGTATATTTGTGGATTATATTCGGATGTGTATTCTTTGGAGGAGTACATGATTACGGTTCATTAGTTGCTTCTTTAAGACATGAAGGTAAATCTATTGGAGAAGTTATAAGACACAATGTAAGCCAAAAAGGTAAAATAATGTTCACTCTCTATGCATTTATTACTATTTGTTTAGTAGTAGCTGCTTTCTTAGACATTACTGCTGGTACTTTTGCTGTAAATGTTGATAATGCTAGAGAATCTGCTGCAGCTGGTACTGCTAGTATGCTTTTCATTGTTTTAGCTTTATTATTTGGTTTCTTAGTATACAGAAGAGGTGCTGGTGTTGCTGTTTCTACAATAGTCGGTGTTGTATTATTAGCTGCTATCATTTTCATTTCTGATAAATTCCCATTTTTGGCTTTACAAAAAATACATTGGCAAATAATATTAGTTATTTACATAATATTAGCTTCTTTAATGCCTGTTTGGATATTGCTTCAGCCTAGAGACTATTTATCTTCATTCTTACTATATGCTATGGTAGTAGGCGGTGTTGTTGGTTTGGTAATAATGAGACCTGCTATACAAACTCCTGCTTTCACAGGATTTATGCCTAGTGAAGGTAACTACTTATTCCCTATACTTTTCATCACTGTTGCATGCGGTGCTATATCAGGATTCCATGCTCTTGTTAGTTCCGGTACTAGTGCTAAACAGCTTAACAGTGAAAAAGATGCAAAATTAGTAGGATATGGTGCTATGCTTATAGAAGGTGTAGTTGCTATAGTTGCTTTAATGAGTGTTTCTGCTGTTGCCGGTAATGGCGAAGGCACTCCTG
It encodes the following:
- a CDS encoding carbon starvation protein A; protein product: MNAFILLLLGMVIFFIAYITYGSYLAKKWGIDPGKKTPAHTLNDGKDYVPTDAKVLLGHHFSSIAGAGPITGPIIATMFGWLPVYLWIIFGCVFFGGVHDYGSLVASLRHEGKSIGEVIRHNVSQKGKIMFTLYAFITICLVVAAFLDITAGTFAVNVDNARESAAAGTASMLFIVLALLFGFLVYRRGAGVAVSTIVGVVLLAAIIFISDKFPFLALQKIHWQIILVIYIILASLMPVWILLQPRDYLSSFLLYAMVVGGVVGLVIMRPAIQTPAFTGFMPSEGNYLFPILFITVACGAISGFHALVSSGTSAKQLNSEKDAKLVGYGAMLIEGVVAIVALMSVSAVAGNGEGTPAARFATGVATFMTSFGVPLSMGKTFVTLAFASFALTSLDSATRIGRYLIQELGEYTSADGRVHKTFLTNPYIATGITVLFSLGFTLYGYARIWPIFGSANQLLAGLSLLAVAAWIKNRQKRNSWENIIPLVFMFAVTLSALCLVVYTNVMKATFDGYVLAAIAAIMIILAVVELFITGQWARGLSKETASNPNDPIKNK